A single genomic interval of Zunongwangia sp. HGR-M22 harbors:
- a CDS encoding Gfo/Idh/MocA family protein: MLKVGVLGAGHLGKIHLKLLKQSSKYNLIGFYDADKENSEKIAVEFGYTPYHNLDQLIADVDVVDVVTPTLAHFDVAKKVILAKKHLFIEKPITNTYEEAKELIKMASENGVKGQVGHVERFNPAFRSVVDRIENPMFIEAHRLAEFNPRGTDVPVVLDLMIHDIDAILSVVKSEVKSINASGVSVISDTPDIANARIEFENGCVANLTASRISMKNMRKSRFFQRDAYISVDFLEKKCEVVKMKDAPSEPDEFAMILQNAEGVKKQIYYDNPSVSANNAILDELETFADAINNDTTPIVTLEQGAKALKIANAVIANF; the protein is encoded by the coding sequence ATGCTTAAAGTTGGGGTACTAGGTGCCGGCCACCTGGGTAAAATCCATTTAAAATTACTGAAACAATCTTCAAAATATAATCTTATTGGCTTTTACGATGCCGATAAGGAAAATTCAGAAAAAATTGCAGTAGAATTTGGCTACACACCATACCATAATCTAGACCAGCTAATTGCAGATGTAGATGTGGTAGATGTAGTAACTCCTACACTTGCTCACTTTGATGTAGCAAAAAAGGTGATTTTAGCCAAAAAACATTTATTTATAGAAAAGCCTATTACCAACACTTATGAAGAAGCAAAAGAGCTTATAAAAATGGCTTCGGAAAATGGTGTAAAAGGACAGGTGGGGCATGTAGAACGTTTTAATCCGGCTTTTCGATCGGTTGTAGATCGTATTGAAAACCCTATGTTTATTGAAGCGCATCGTTTGGCTGAATTTAATCCTCGTGGCACCGATGTTCCCGTAGTTTTAGATTTGATGATTCACGATATCGATGCCATTCTTAGCGTTGTAAAATCTGAAGTAAAAAGCATTAACGCCAGCGGAGTCTCTGTAATTAGTGACACTCCAGATATTGCCAATGCAAGAATTGAATTCGAAAATGGCTGTGTTGCCAATTTAACGGCTAGCCGAATTTCGATGAAAAATATGCGTAAATCAAGATTTTTCCAAAGAGACGCCTACATTTCGGTAGATTTCTTAGAGAAAAAATGCGAGGTGGTAAAGATGAAAGATGCACCTAGCGAGCCAGATGAATTTGCCATGATCCTGCAAAATGCTGAAGGCGTTAAAAAACAAATATATTACGATAACCCATCGGTTTCTGCAAACAATGCCATCCTGGATGAGCTAGAAACTTTTGCCGATGCAATTAATAACGATACTACCCCGATCGTGACTTTAGAACAGGGCGCAAAAGCGCTTAAGATTGCCAATGCGGTGATCGCTAATTTTTAA
- a CDS encoding 3-hydroxyacyl-CoA dehydrogenase family protein — translation MKNIAVIGAGTMGNGIAHTFAQFGFKVHLIDISKENLQKGVDTITKNLDRMLAKEKISEKDKEQTLANISSFIDIPSGVKNVDLVVEAATENENLKLKIFSQLNDICDENTILASNTSSISITKIASVVKNQERVIGMHFMNPVPIMKLVEIIRGYNTSDEVTEKIMKLSEKLNKVPVEVNDYPGFVANRILMPMINEAIETLYNGVAGVYEIDTVMKLGMAHPMGPLQLADFIGLDVCLSILEVMYNGFKNPKYAPCPLLVNMVQAGKLGVKSGEGFYDYSENKKAEKVSAQFV, via the coding sequence ATGAAAAATATTGCAGTTATTGGCGCGGGAACAATGGGAAACGGAATTGCCCATACTTTTGCCCAATTTGGATTTAAGGTACATCTTATTGATATTTCTAAAGAAAATCTTCAAAAAGGAGTGGATACGATCACTAAAAATTTAGATCGTATGTTGGCCAAAGAGAAGATTTCTGAAAAAGATAAAGAACAGACTTTAGCTAATATTTCAAGTTTTATCGATATCCCTTCAGGTGTAAAAAATGTTGATCTTGTTGTTGAAGCGGCTACCGAAAATGAAAATTTAAAACTCAAAATCTTTAGTCAGCTAAACGATATTTGCGATGAGAATACAATTTTAGCATCGAATACTTCTTCGATCTCGATCACTAAAATTGCTTCCGTAGTAAAAAATCAAGAGCGTGTTATTGGGATGCATTTCATGAATCCGGTGCCGATTATGAAACTGGTTGAAATTATTAGAGGTTACAATACTTCTGATGAAGTGACTGAAAAGATCATGAAACTTTCAGAAAAACTAAATAAAGTTCCTGTTGAAGTAAATGATTACCCGGGATTTGTAGCCAACAGAATTTTAATGCCAATGATTAACGAAGCTATCGAAACACTTTACAACGGTGTTGCCGGTGTTTACGAGATCGATACGGTAATGAAATTAGGCATGGCACATCCTATGGGACCTTTACAATTAGCCGATTTTATTGGTTTAGATGTTTGTCTTTCTATACTGGAGGTAATGTATAACGGCTTTAAAAATCCAAAATATGCACCTTGCCCTTTATTAGTAAATATGGTACAGGCCGGAAAATTGGGTGTAAAATCGGGAGAAGGATTTTATGATTATTCTGAAAACAAAAAGGCTGAAAAAGTATCAGCTCAGTTTGTTTAA
- a CDS encoding DUF1015 domain-containing protein, with the protein MVKITPFKAVRPQRAKAGLVASRPYGEYNEAEMRARLDYNPYSFLHILNPGYKFQHTISGTQKFQLIKNRYMEFKEEDTFIQDENPCFYVYKMESRDLSCCGIIAAASAEDYKNGIIKKHEDTIASREILFKDYVKTVGFNTEPVLLTYENRPEIQAFLAKIMQQNPEYEFATRQREMHYLWKIDNKAEIEQIQQFFSNMDSIYIADGHHRCASSFLLSQESAKNNENHTGKESYNHFLSYFIPENDLKIYQFRRLITDLNGYSKEDFLIKLDEHFRIENRKLDAYQPEKKHHFKMYLDGEFYSLYLRKTSMNFTDTLSQLDSQILYDLVLKPILGINDLRKDKRINYIPGKRDILEMKKLIDSGEFSVGFGMLPVSISEIKKIADEGLTMPPKSTYIEPKLRSGLTIYEF; encoded by the coding sequence TTGGTGAAAATAACTCCTTTTAAAGCAGTACGACCTCAACGCGCAAAGGCGGGTCTGGTAGCTTCGCGCCCTTACGGTGAATATAATGAGGCCGAAATGCGTGCTAGATTAGATTATAATCCATATTCTTTTCTTCACATTCTTAATCCTGGCTATAAATTTCAGCACACCATTAGCGGTACGCAGAAATTTCAGCTGATTAAAAACAGGTATATGGAATTTAAAGAAGAAGACACCTTTATTCAGGATGAAAATCCTTGTTTTTATGTTTATAAAATGGAATCTCGTGATCTTTCCTGCTGCGGAATAATCGCTGCTGCAAGTGCCGAAGATTACAAAAATGGTATTATTAAAAAACATGAAGATACTATCGCCAGTCGCGAAATTTTATTTAAAGATTATGTAAAAACGGTTGGATTTAATACCGAGCCGGTCTTACTTACTTATGAAAACCGACCTGAAATTCAGGCATTTCTTGCTAAAATTATGCAACAAAATCCTGAATATGAATTTGCGACGCGACAACGAGAAATGCATTATCTGTGGAAAATTGACAATAAGGCTGAAATTGAGCAAATTCAGCAGTTCTTTTCGAATATGGATAGTATCTATATTGCCGATGGTCACCATCGTTGCGCCTCTTCTTTTTTATTATCGCAAGAATCTGCTAAAAATAACGAAAATCATACAGGCAAGGAATCTTACAATCATTTTCTAAGCTATTTTATTCCTGAAAATGATTTGAAAATATATCAATTCCGACGTCTAATTACCGATTTAAATGGCTATTCTAAAGAAGATTTTCTAATTAAACTTGATGAGCATTTTAGAATTGAAAATAGAAAGCTAGATGCATATCAACCAGAAAAAAAACATCATTTTAAAATGTATCTTGATGGCGAATTTTATTCGTTATACCTGCGTAAAACAAGCATGAATTTCACCGATACGCTTAGCCAATTAGATAGCCAAATTCTGTACGATCTTGTGCTAAAACCAATTTTAGGAATCAACGATCTACGTAAAGATAAACGTATCAATTACATTCCAGGAAAAAGAGATATTCTGGAAATGAAGAAATTAATTGATAGTGGCGAATTTTCGGTTGGTTTTGGTATGCTACCGGTTTCTATTTCAGAAATTAAAAAAATTGCAGACGAAGGCCTTACCATGCCACCAAAAAGCACCTATATCGAACCGAAATTAAGAAGCGGACTTACCATTTACGAGTTTTAA
- a CDS encoding YggS family pyridoxal phosphate-dependent enzyme yields MSVAKNIKKYTEELPDTVDLVAISKTKPNEDIMEAYEVGQRIFGENKIQEMTDKWEALPKDIEWHMVGHVQRNKVKYMAPYVGLIHAVDSLKLLKEVNKQAKKHDRVIRCLLQIKIAEEDSKFGISAGEAEEILQSADYKAFENVAVVGLMGMATNTENDDKVAEEFDYLHSVFKDFRVKYPAIKELSMGMSGDYKIAVKHGSTMVRIGSSIFGARNYN; encoded by the coding sequence ATGAGTGTTGCTAAAAATATCAAAAAATATACTGAAGAACTTCCTGATACCGTAGATCTTGTGGCGATAAGTAAAACTAAGCCCAATGAAGATATCATGGAAGCCTATGAAGTGGGACAACGCATTTTCGGAGAAAATAAAATTCAGGAAATGACGGATAAATGGGAAGCTTTACCCAAGGATATCGAATGGCATATGGTTGGCCACGTACAAAGAAATAAGGTGAAATATATGGCGCCTTATGTTGGCTTGATTCATGCAGTTGATAGTCTAAAACTTTTAAAAGAAGTGAATAAACAGGCAAAAAAACATGACCGGGTGATTAGATGTTTGCTTCAGATAAAAATTGCTGAAGAAGATTCTAAATTCGGTATTTCTGCCGGTGAAGCTGAAGAAATCTTGCAATCTGCCGATTATAAAGCTTTCGAAAATGTAGCCGTTGTGGGCCTAATGGGAATGGCAACAAACACTGAAAATGATGATAAAGTCGCTGAAGAGTTCGATTACCTGCATTCGGTTTTTAAAGATTTCAGAGTAAAATACCCAGCAATTAAAGAGCTTTCAATGGGAATGAGTGGTGATTATAAAATCGCTGTAAAACATGGAAGCACCATGGTGAGAATAGGAAGTTCGATCTTTGGCGCTCGTAATTATAACTAA
- a CDS encoding exonuclease domain-containing protein: MYAILDIETTGGKYNEEGITEIAIYKFDGEKVVDQFISLINPERPIQPFVVGLTGINNEMLRNAPKFYEVARRIVEITEDCIIVAHNAKFDYRILRTEFKRLGFEFQRKSLCTVELSKKLIPDMPSYSLGKLVRALGIPLSDRHRANGDAQATVKLFKMLLAKDTQKDILKDNVRQEPKRQLDSKLVYILEDLPAITGIYYLHDEDGEIIYIGKSKNIKKRINQHFTNEHAKAREMQKEVASVSYESTGNELIALLRENQEIKNNKPKYNRALKKNIFTHGLYHYTDKDGYINLKISKARTAKNCITTFSSLRSARNTLTNWIEEYELCARLCGEHPGSGSCFNYTIKHCHGACVGEENPEEYNERVLQLIQKYSYTDQNMLVIDRGREIDEKSALLIEDGKFKGVGYYNLNHQINKLDIIKSIITPMTNDRDAQHIIQSYLRRNKKLKIINF, encoded by the coding sequence TTGTACGCAATTTTAGACATAGAAACTACTGGCGGTAAGTATAACGAGGAAGGAATAACCGAAATTGCTATTTACAAATTCGACGGCGAAAAAGTGGTCGATCAATTTATAAGTTTGATCAATCCAGAGCGTCCTATACAGCCTTTTGTTGTTGGACTTACTGGAATTAACAATGAAATGCTTCGCAACGCGCCTAAATTTTATGAGGTTGCCAGGCGAATCGTAGAAATTACGGAAGATTGTATTATCGTTGCTCATAATGCTAAATTTGACTACCGAATTTTAAGGACAGAGTTTAAACGTCTTGGTTTTGAATTTCAGCGAAAATCTTTATGTACGGTAGAGCTGTCTAAAAAATTAATCCCAGATATGCCTTCTTACAGTTTAGGAAAACTGGTAAGAGCCTTGGGTATTCCGCTTAGCGATAGGCATCGTGCAAATGGCGATGCTCAGGCTACCGTTAAATTATTTAAGATGCTTTTGGCAAAAGACACCCAAAAGGACATTTTAAAGGATAACGTTAGGCAAGAGCCCAAACGGCAATTAGATAGTAAATTAGTGTATATACTCGAGGACCTACCGGCCATTACCGGAATTTATTATCTACATGACGAGGACGGCGAGATTATTTATATTGGTAAAAGTAAGAATATAAAGAAGCGTATTAATCAGCATTTTACAAATGAGCATGCGAAAGCTCGTGAAATGCAAAAAGAAGTAGCATCGGTTTCTTACGAATCTACCGGAAATGAACTTATAGCCCTACTTCGCGAAAATCAAGAAATAAAAAATAATAAGCCTAAGTATAACAGAGCTCTAAAGAAGAATATATTTACTCATGGCCTTTATCATTATACCGATAAAGATGGTTATATCAATTTAAAAATTAGCAAAGCAAGAACTGCAAAAAATTGTATCACCACCTTTAGCAGTTTAAGATCTGCTAGAAATACGCTTACTAACTGGATTGAAGAATATGAGCTTTGCGCAAGACTTTGTGGTGAACATCCCGGTTCAGGAAGTTGCTTCAACTACACCATTAAACACTGTCATGGTGCTTGCGTGGGCGAAGAAAATCCGGAAGAATACAATGAGAGAGTGCTACAACTTATTCAGAAATATTCTTATACCGATCAAAATATGCTGGTTATTGATCGTGGTCGGGAAATAGACGAAAAAAGTGCACTTTTAATTGAAGACGGAAAATTTAAAGGTGTTGGTTATTATAATCTTAATCATCAAATAAATAAGTTAGATATAATTAAATCTATCATTACACCTATGACGAATGATAGAGATGCCCAACACATCATCCAAAGCTACTTAAGAAGAAACAAAAAACTTAAAATCATCAATTTTTAG